Proteins encoded by one window of Anopheles maculipalpis chromosome 2RL, idAnoMacuDA_375_x, whole genome shotgun sequence:
- the LOC126558107 gene encoding adiponectin receptor protein: MSTLRYEIDDSLDGGIQQQPATSGCKSALNAAPGDELFNNMMGADFSIRKRRVWAPEEVSLASEDIDLLDDDDDLEEEEDDGVGCPLPSTPEDNQLLEAEMTEVLKAGVLSDEIDLGALAHNAAEQAEEFVRKVWEASWKVCHFKNLPAWLQDNDFLHKGHRPPLPSFSACFKSIFRIHTETGNIWTHLLGCVMFIGVAAYFLTRPSFEIQLQEKLIFLTFFIGAIICLGFSFAFHTLCCHSEMVGKLFSKLDYCGIALLIMGSFVPWLYYGFYCHYKHKLIYLTVVIVLGITSIITSLWDKFSQPNLRPLRAGVFMSFGLSGIIPAIHYVLMEGWFSKISQASLGWLILMGLLYILGALFYALRVPERWFPGKCDIWFQSHQIFHVLVLVAAFVHYHGISEMAMYRVTVGECDIPHQHPAISF, encoded by the exons ATGTCTACATTGCGCTATGAAATAGATGACAGCCTCGATGGTGGCATTCAGCAGCAACCAGCAACATCCGGTTGCAAAAGTGCGCTGAATGCTGCTCCAGGCGATGAGCTGTTCAACAACATGATGGGTGCCGACTTTAGCATAAGAAAGCGTCGCGTATGGGCCCCGGAGGAAGTGTCACTCGCATCCGAAGATATCGATTTgctggacgatgatgatgatctagaggaggaggaggacgatggCGTAGGATGCCCGTTACCATCGACGCCGGAAGATAATCAGCTGCTCGAGGCAGAAATGACGGAAGTGCTGAAGGCCGGCGTCCTCTCGGATGAAATTGATCTTGGTGCATTGGCCCACAATGCGGCCGAACAGGCGGAAGAGTTTGTGCGCAAGGTGTGGGAAGCGTCGTGGAAGGTTTGTCACTTTAAAAACCTGCCGGCCTGGCTACAGGACAACGATTTCCTACACAAAGGACACCGGCCACCGTTGCCTTCGTTCAGCGCTTGCTTCAAATCGATCTTTCGCATACACACCGAAACTGGTAACATCTGGACGCATTTGTTGGGCTGTGTGATGTTTATCGGTGTGGCCGCATACTTCCTGACGCGCCCGTCGTTCGAAATTCAGCTGCAGGAGAAGCTTATCTTCCTTACGTTCTTCATCGGTGCGATCATTTGTCTAGGATTTTCGTTCGCGTTCCACACGCTGTGCTGTCACTCGGAGATGGTTGGCAAACTGTTTTCAAA ACTTGATTACTGCGGCATCGCTCTCCTCATCATGGGTTCGTTCGTACCTTGGCTTTACTATGGGTTTTACTGCCACTACAAACACAAGCTGATCTACCTGACCGTAGTCATTGTGCTCGGCATAACTTCGATCATTACTTCGCTGTGGGATAAGTTTTCGCAACCAAATTTGAGACCGCTTCGTGCAG GAGTTTTTATGAGCTTTGGTTTATCCGGAATTATCCCCGCTATACATTATGTTCTGATGGAAGGATGGTTTAGCAAAATTTCTCAAGCAAGTCTGGGCTGGCTTATACTGATGGGACTGCTGTATATTCTTGGCGCCCTCTTCTATGCCTTGCGCGTCCCGGAACGGTGGTTCCCGGGCAAGTGTGACATTTGG TTCCAATCGCACCAGATCTTCCATGTGCTTGTGCTGGTGGCCGCGTTCGTGCATTACCACGGTATAAGTGAAATGGCAATGTATCGGGTAACGGTCGGTGAATGCGATATTCCTCATCAGCATCCCGCTATCAGCTTCTAA
- the LOC126557479 gene encoding leucine-rich repeat protein soc-2 homolog, whose amino-acid sequence MNLGSSGGGGTGTSANTSGGSSSIGGGGSAGSYSTASGGVAGAGSANSANVSSSSTAATGSGGYGSGSGGSGSEMPAEIIRPKVVTVKHPESNKPKPTTKKGKAIQADVDVIKEFQRCKEENIQRLDLSKSSITVIPASVKDCTSLVEFYLYGNKISSLPSEIGCLANLKTLALNENSLTSLPDSLQNLKQLKVLDLRHNKLSDIPDVIYKLHTLTTLYLRFNRIRVVGDNLKNLSNLTMLSLRENKIHELPAAIGHLVNLTTLDLSHNHLKHLPEEIGNCVNLTALDLQHNDLLDIPESIGNLSNLMRLGLRYNQLSSIPVSLKNCTHMDEFNVEGNGISQLPDGLLASLSNLTTITLSRNAFHSYPSGGPAQFTNVTSINLEHNQIDKIQYGIFSRARGLTKLNMKENALTSLPLDIGTWTQMVELNFGTNSLTKLPDDIHCLQNLEILILSNNLLKRIPNTIGNLKKLRVLDLEENRLESLPSEIGLLHDLQKLILQSNQLGALPRTIGHLTNLTYLSVGENNLQFLPEEIGTLENLESLYINDNPALIKLPYELALCQNLAIMSIENCPLSALPPEVVSGGPSLVIQYLKLHSPYRQM is encoded by the coding sequence ATGAATTTGGGTAGCTCCGGTGGAGGCGGTACCGGCACCTCAGCGAACACTTctggtggcagcagcagcatcggcgGAGGCGGTAGCGCAGGATCCTATTCGACCGCCAGTGGtggtgttgctggtgctggaaGTGCAAACAGTGCGAACGTAAGCAGCAGTAGTACGGCCGCGACAGGAAGCGGAGGCTACGGTAGCGGGAGTGGAGGATCCGGCAGTGAAATGCCTGCGGAAATCATACGCCCTAAGGTTGTGACGGTGAAGCACCCGGAGTCgaacaaaccgaaaccgacCACCAAGAAGGGCAAAGCGATACAGGCCGACGTGGACGTGATTAAGGAGTTTCAGCGATGCAAGGAGGAAAACATTCAGCGTCTCGATTTGAGCAAATCCTCCATCACCGTCATACCCGCGTCGGTAAAAGATTGCACGAGCCTGGTCGAGTTCTATCTGTACGGCAACAAGATATCTTCACTGCCGTCCGAGATCGGTTGTCTGGCGAATCTGAAAACGTTAGCACTGAATGAAAATTCACTCACGTCGTTACCTGATTCTTTGCAAAACTTAAAGCAGCTAAAAGTGCTCGATCTGCGACATAACAAGCTATCCGACATACCGGATGTGATCTACAAGCTGCACACCCTAACTACCCTGTATCTGCGCTTCAACAGGATCCGGGTAGTAGgtgataatttgaaaaatcttagcaACCTCACGATGCTTAGCCTGCGGGAGAACAAAATTCACGAGCTACCCGCAGCGATCGGCCACCTGGTCAATCTAACTACGCTCGATCTTTCGCACAATCATCTGAAACACCTGCCCGAGGAGATCGGGAACTGCGTTAACCTAACCGCACTCGATCTGCAGCACAACGACCTGCTAGACATACCGGAATCGATAGGCAATCTGTCGAACCTGATGCGGCTCGGGTTGCGCTACAACCAGCTCTCGTCAATTCCCGTCTCGCTGAAGAACTGTACGCACATGGATGAGTTTAACGTTGAGGGCAACGGTATTAGCCAGCTGCCGGATGGGCTGTTGGCTAGCTTGAGCAACCTGACAACGATCACCCTCTCGCGGAACGCGTTCCATAGCTACCCATCCGGCGGTCCAGCCCAGTTCACCAACGTAACCAGCATCAATCTGGAGCACAATCAGATCGACAAGATACAGTACGGCATATTCTCCCGTGCCCGTGGCTTAACCAAGCTAAACATGAAAGAAAATGCTCTCACCTCGCTGCCGCTCGATATCGGCACCTGGACCCAGATGGTGGAACTAAACTTTGGCACCAACTCGCTCACGAAGCTTCCGGACGATATACACTGCCTGCAGAACCTGGAAATACTGATCCTGTCCAACAATCTGCTGAAACGAATACCGAACACCATCGGCAATCTGAAGAAACTGCGCGTGCTTGATCTGGAGGAGAATCGGCTGGAGTCCCTACCATCCGAGATTGGGCTACTGCACGATCTGCAGAAGCTAATTTTACAATCCAACCAGCTTGGGGCGCTACCGCGTACGATCGGCCATCTGACGAACCTGACCTACCTGTCCGTCGGGGAGAACAATCTGCAGTTCCTACCGGAGGAGATCGGTACGCTGGAAAACCTCGAATCGCTTTATATCAATGATAATCCGGCGCTGATTAAGCTTCCGTACGAGCTGGCCCTGTGCCAAAATCTGGCAATTATGAGCATCGAAAACTGTCCCCTGTCGGCGCTTCCACCGGAAGTCGTGAGCGGTGGTCCAAGTCTCGTAATACAGTACCTTAAGCTTCATTCGCCATACCGACAGATGTGA